In Gemmatimonadales bacterium, the genomic window GATGCCGAAGTTGCCCGTCGACGGGCCGATGATCGTGTTCTCGCCCGCCCGGATCTCCCCGGCGAGCTCGCCCTCCATCAGCGTCGCGTACGCAGGGCCGACCTTGTGGCTCCCGGACGGGAAGTCCCGGCCGAGCAGCACGACGATGTTGGCGGCGACGCCGGTGAGCGCGCGCGGCAGCACGACGTGCCGCACCCGGTCCTCCCGGTTGCGCCAGGTGATGTTGAACAGGTTGAGCGGATCGAGCTCGTTGCTGCGCGCCGCGAGCGCGCGGCGCCGGATCTCCGGCGGCAGCCGGGAGGGATGGCGCATCTCCGCGTAGGTCGGGCCGCGCGTCAGAACCGTTCCCATAGCGCCTTCGCCTTTCGAGTGGCGCGCTCGGCCACCGCGGCTTCGTCCACGGTGACGCAGCGCTTGTCCCTCACGACCACGCGCCCGTCCACGATCAGCGTGTCGACCGGCGCGTTCGCGATGCCGAACAGGAGGTGCCCGAACAGGTTGCCCGCGTGGAGCGGGGTCGGCGGGTAGTAGTCGACCAGGATCAGATCGGCCCGGGCTCCGGCCTCGATGCGCCCGAGCTCCAGGCCCCACAGCTTGCGGGCGATGGTGCGGTTGTTGAGCAGCGCGGCGGCCCAGGCCTCCGCGTACCCGACCCGCGGGTCGCCGGTGCGCAGCTTCTGGAGGTGGAACGC contains:
- a CDS encoding amidohydrolase family protein, which encodes QSNANNAVGVAKLLELMAAGVLVGLGSDGYSPRMWDEFKTAFHLQKLRTGDPRVGYAEAWAAALLNNRTIARKLWGLELGRIEAGARADLILVDYYPPTPLHAGNLFGHLLFGIANAPVDTLIVDGRVVVRDKRCVTVDEAAVAERATRKAKALWERF